TCTGGGAGTGGCCTCGTCCCACTGTACAGCAGAAGCTTCTGCCATCAGCCTCAGTAGCAAAGCCTGATCagtcccacagcagcagcaccacacCACTCATCACAGACCTCAGACCTGGGCACTGTGGGTGGAAAAGCCTCAGCTTCATTTGAACAGACTCATCAGCAAAGTCACTGCGCAAATTTGCAGAGAGCCATGCTCAGATCTGAGACAGTCACCCTTGAGGACCTGCTCCGTGTCACACTGTCCGCCGTCCCCACAGTATCGCCAGCCTTGCCTGCCTCCCCAGCCTGACAGAGCTGTCAGAGCAAGCACTCACCAGCTCAGATTCTGCCATGGTTggcccttccttccctccaagCGATCCCAGCCCAGTCCCTACCTGCCCCCAACGCTCTCACAAGGCTGCAGGTCTTGggggctgcctgccccaggcagcagAGATCCCTGCTCGCTGGGATTTGGGCAGGATGCAGAGCCTAGGGAGTTTTCCACTCAGCTCCTGCATCGGCACCATCACGAGTGAGATCACTTCCATTTTATCAGTACATGCCAAAGCTACTCACACCTTTGTGCTTGCAACACTGGGCCAGACAAGATGGCCGGgttcctcccttcctctccagcAGCTCGGAGCAAGCAGACAGCCAGGGAACCCGACCAGGGACCGGGCGccctccccagcagccaccAGCCGCTTTCAGCTCCGGGCTGGCTCAGGAGACCGGTAACAATGAAAGAGCGATCCGCCGGCTCCCTCCAGCTCCAGTCACTCCGAGGCACCGGCCGAGGCACCACGGCCGGGGTCCAGGGGACCCCAGCGAGAGCCGCCGCCGCTACCACGGGACACGCGGCGGGGAGGGACCCCCGGCCCCAGCAGACCCCAGGGCGAGCGGCGCGGGGCCCGCATCGCTGCGAGCTAAGGCCACGCAGGAACGCGGAGACCCGGGCCGGGATCGCACCGATGCTCTCGCAGCCCCGGGCCCCGCGGCGCTGTCCGGAGCGGCCCTCGACACCGCCAGACCCGCGGgagcgccgcccgccccggctctaccccccacccccgggtGGTCGGCACGGCCGGCTGCGGGGTACCCCCTCCCCAcggggccgccggcggcggggccgacCCACACGGCAGCCCGGCCCGCGGCACCGGCGATACCTGCTCGCGGTTGCGGCGCTCGGCCTCCACCTCCCGCTGCAGGCGGTCGGCCCGCTCCTCGGCGTCATccgcctgctgctgcagcacctggATCTTGCGCTTCACCGCCTCGATGGTGGTGGCCCCCGCCATCCTCTCGTCCCGGCCCGTCCCGTCCCGCGGATCCGCGCTGCGCCGGCCCCGCCCTGAAATACCGGaacccgccgccccggccccacCGCCCGGGAAGTGACGTCACTTCCCCCGCCCGCGTTGCCGTGGAGACAGAGAGCAACCGCCCGGCCTGGGGACACCGGGGCGGCCCAGGCGGGAGAGGGGGTACCGGGACCTGCCCCATGGTGGGCTGGGTACGCTGGGACCTGCCCCACAGGGGCCCGAGGGCCTGGGCCTTGCCCCCACACAGTCCTGGAAGCCTGCCCCACACGGGCCTTCGCGTTCTGCCCCACGTCGGGGCATGTACCCCTCGCGGTCCGGCGGCTGTGCGGCCCCGGGAGCgccatggggctggggcagccccggggccgcccTGTCCCTCAGCCCCGCGGGCCTTATACGGGCACTGCCGGGCCGCCGCATTCCCGGGGTCTGAGCTCATGTACCGCCTCTCCCCACACACGTTCCAGCCCTAGCGAGCCCTCGCAGCCCGCCAGGCCCAAGACCCTGCAGCCCTGCGGCAGATCATGCTTCCCACCTTCCTCCCCCGGAACAGGGCTCTGGCGTTTGCTGGCACCGCCGAGCTGCAGTGCTGAGCACTGGTGCCAGGCTCCCCCTCCACAAACCCACTGTTGCGACAGCTTTAGCTGTTGCTAAAACTCTCTGGTCTCAGCTGGGGCAGAAAACGCTGCTGAGAGCGGCGTTCCTCTGTGCGGCAAGGGTCACGGAGACCCCTTAGAGCTCAATAAAAACACAACCAAGAACCGTCACTGCCCTCACTCACCACGAAGCCCGTTTGGCAGGGCTTCGGGCACATGAATAGAAGGAAAAGGGGCACTGGGCTGCTGCCCCTGTGCCGCCTCCTAAAAACCTCGGCAGTCGGGCAGGCACGTGCCCCAGGGTTGCGTCTGCCAGGTCAGAGAGGGCTGGCACGCACTTGGCCAGCCAAATGGCTTGGCATGTCCCCCAGAGATGAGCTGGCAACCAAAAGGGCCTGACCTTGCGCGCTCCTGCTGGCTGGAAGGAGCTGGGATACAGCTCTGCACATCCAACGCTCTGGGGTGCGAAATCCCTCCTCCCACCGCTCTGCTTCCCCGAGCCAGTGTGAAACCAGGGGAGCCCCGAGAGCCACCCTAGGAGGTAGTGGGCAGAAAAAGGGAGCTCCAAATGCACAGAAAAGGATTAACAAGTTGTGAAGCGAGTGGGGATGTGGTCCTCAGCGATGTGGTGTGACAGCAGGGAGACTGAGAATGCCAGCAGGGAGCGAAGGGAGAGAAGAAGCATGCGAGGAAGGGAAAGGGCTCCCCAGAGCTCTGCAACGCGGTGCTTGGAACGTGCTGAGCTCCAGTGCAGGGCCGGCGCTGCCGCCACACTCggctggggctgggacaggAAGCCACAAGCAAAGCCACAGGGTTGATGAACCGCCCAGTACTCAGAGAGAGCTCGGGAGTTCCTGATTACACCCTGGACCCCAGTTCAAAGCCAGGCAAGAGCCAGCCCAGGCGCTGTGCCGGGGCTTGGAGCGCTTCCCCATGGCCCGGCATCAGTCGTGTAGCAGAAGGGAAAGGCTCTTGCCTCTGGGCCGGACATCAGAACTGGGCTTGTTGAGGAACTGAGGACTTTCTCCTGGCTCCCACACACTGACACTCAACCCCTGCAACATCGCAGCCCCATGGGGTGACAGCCCCTCTGACTGCCAGGTCCCGGCAGGTGATGAGTGGGGCCAGATGCTGTGCCACATGATGGCCGGGAGAGCAGCCGGCCAGTGAAACCCTGCACCGGTCATGCCATTGTTTTCCTGGAAACAGCAGCCAACAATAGCTGGGCTGTGCAGTTGTCACGCTGCCCACGcagcctctgcctgcctggggagacaagggctccctcctcctctggaGCTTGGCTCCTCTGCCAACAACTGTGACTCGGAGCTTCCTGGGGAGATGCGTGGACCCCAAGTCCTGCGCTTGAGGGACTGCTGGCTGTCACCAGCTGCTGTCACTCTGTCCTCAGCTTGGGGTCCTCATGTCCTGCTTCAGGGGTCCTGGCTGCCAAGCGTGCTCTGTCCCTGCTCCCAGGCTACCCAGGACATCCTCGCCCAAGAAGAATCTGGGACCAGCCCCTGCCAGCATCCCTCTGTCCCCTGCATGGCCATGGGTGGCCCCCCAGGGTGTGTCCTTTCTGGGGTCACTCTCTGCTCCCAGACACATGTACAGCTTTGCCAGGAGTGCACCAAGACTGACAGGGACCTTCCTGCATCCCCAAGGCTGCAGAGAAGGGCTTGCAGTCCTACCGGGAGGGTGACAAGGGGAGGGCGACAAGGGGAGGGCAGCCAACCCAGCTCCCACCCTGCATCCCATACATACGTCTGCCGCCTTCTTCTCTGCCAGCTCCAACTTCTCCTGGGCATCTTTCAGGGCCTCGGAGTATTTGTCCAGCTCATCCTCTGTCCCCTTCAGCTTCTTCTGCATGGCGGCGAGCTCGTCCTCCAGCTGGAAGGGCAGCGGCAGTCACTGCAGGTGGACACCCCTCTGGACCCCCACACGGCAGGAGAGCCCTGCCTACCCCATCCCaggctcagctctgctccacgacatccctcctgccccatcccaccccatccccatctgCCTCACAGTGTCCATCTCTGTCCCACATGCCACCAGCTGGCAGGGGCTGAGCCCTGGGCAGCTCTCAGGATGCCCCCGAGCTGTGGGACAGTGGCAGGTCTCACACCCTTGAACCTCTTGCCGCAGTCTGTGTTGGGTCTGGGCTCAGCGTGGTCCATCACGGGGAGAAGCCATCCCCCCAAACATTCCTGGACTGGGGGCTTCTGCCACCCCCCCTACCTGCTTGCTCCgctcctctgcctgcttctgctCAGCCTCTGCCTGCTCCGCCCGGTCCAGGGCATTCTCCTTGTCCAGCTTCAGCATCTGCATCTTCTTCTTGATGGCCTCCATCCTCGGTGGGACACGGGCGCTGGCGGCGGGGCAGTGGGCAGCAGGATGGGCAaggggcaggcagagcagcagtgctgcctgccGCCCCGCTGCCTGGTTTATCAACTCTGCCCTGCTGGCCGGTGGGGGGGCTTTGCCTTTCTTGGGCTGAGCTGCCTCCCCACCTTCCCAAAAAGTCTGTGCTAAGGACCCATTGTCTGCCCTGGGGGGGTCCAGGCGGCCGCAACCTTATTTGGGCTCATGAGGACAGCTGGGGCAGTTATAAAAAGCAGCGGCAGGTCTGCAAGCAGAGGGTCTTACATTGTCCTGgctgcccacccaccccatGCAATGGGACACCGTGGCCAGCATCACAGGGACACCATGCTCCCACTCGGCACTCCCTCGGGACATGGTCGGGACATTGAGCTGGGTCCATGCGACACTGGCAGCGAAGCGCCCCTGGGTTGCACCCCACCAGGCTTGGGATGTTTTGGTGGCCCCCGGGCTGACATTTACCCGTCCCCGGGGGTGGCATGGAAAAGGGCAAGCTCAGCCCGGTGCTATTTTAAGAGCAGGGGCTTAGCAGCAGCCCCTGGCCTGAATTATTTGGCACAGCAGGGAGCAGCGGGGGGAGCCAAGCCTGACACCCAGGGAAGAGCCCCCAGGGAGTCCACTGAGCCCCGAGTCCAGCTCCAGCCGTGCTGGTGCTTGGCGGCGAGGCAGAAGATGCTGTTGGCAGCTGGAGGAGCAAATTCCCCAGGCACAGAGAGGAATTCTCAGGGAGAGCAGTGGCACTTCCTACACAGCTGGGGGATTAGCAGCCTCCTCGCGCCAGCTCCAAGGTCCCACTGGCCCTGCAAGCCAGGTCGGGATCTCCCATGGGGGAGACCCACTTGTCCCATCCAGGGACAGATTTTGGGGGCTGAGGGGGTAAGCACACAGGGACCCAGAAGACGGAGACCAACCCTGGTGACAGCTCCTCActccccaggcagggcagcagaaGGGACAGTGCCTACAAAGGGCCCCAAGCAGCCGCTGTGCCTCCATGCCCCGGTAGCCATaaataaccccatgcaccaggGCAGCGGAGCCAGTGGTAGGCACAGGGCCACATGCCTTTGTCCTGGGATCATCCCAGGCGTAAGCAGGAGGACAGGTGTTGAGCACTGACCATGCCACCATCCCAAATCTCCGCCAGCCCGCAGCGatggcagctcccagctccttctccccagCCCCGCAGAGGCGGGCGTGCGGTGTGGGCAGATGGGTTTTACTGCAGCAGcgagagggcaggcagggagtaCGGGAAGGGGCACGGACCCTTTGTGCTCCCCCCTGCCCGCAGGAGGTAGCAGGCAGCATCTTGCCGGGTCAGcgctgggtgtccctggcgctgTAAGAATATGTTTGATATTTAGTTGGTTTTCCAATAAAACAACCTAATATCAAACATATCAGACAGAGGCAGGGGCAGGCGAAGGCAGACAGGACACGGGGCtcagcttcctgcaaaagaaagagagaaggagaggtgGAGAGCTGGAGGTGGGGATTAACTCCTCGCTATTTCCCTGAGCAGGACTCCCCAGGGCACCACGGCGGCAGCACCCCGGCCTCGCCTCAGCGTCTGGAGGCTGCCTGGGCAGCTGCATCAGCATTGGGATGCTCTGGTATCCGGTGCCCGAGCAGGAGGCATCCTGCAGTGGGGACgaagctggagcagagcagtgcAGGCACAGTcgcatggcatggcatggcatggcaggCCATGGCACACCATAGCACAGCATGGCATGGACTGGCACGTCATGGCATGGCACGGCAcagcaggcagcgctgcccacCTGTCCCTGCACACCCGGGGCCAAGGGGACCCTACATCCATCACTGCCTTACCTGGGCTGGCTTGGGGGCTCCTCAGCGGTCTGGCTCAGGGGCCGCCCAGCTGCCGTTTATAACTGCGTTCAACTGCACCCGGCGGGGGGATGTGGCCAGCGAGCGCCCTGGCCCTGCGCGCATGGCCTCATTCCCATTAATTACCACCCATCGACATCCCCCTGCCCCTCGGCGGACCCCCGCGCCCTTgccgctgagcgctgctggtCGATATGGGTCGATGGCCCTGCGccgcctgctcctgcccctggTCACACTCCACCATCATTAGCAGGGTCATCAATACCGGGGAGCCGGCCCCATCCCAGTGGGCTCTGCACCACTGAGGGGCTATGCATGACCCTGCCCAAGGACAAGCCCCAGCAGGgctgtgtccctgtcccctcacTTTGGGGAGCCCTTGGGACCCCGTGTCCACAGGAGCATTCCCTCCGTGAGGCAGCCAGAGGAGGCAACCGCCTGTCACCCTGACCCATCCCTCATGTGGAGGCACAGGTGGGTGAAAAAGGCAGGACCCCTGACCAGCTCTGGGGTGGCCATTGGGGCCTGGCTGGCGGCGTCCAGCCATGAGGGCACATGGGGTCTCAAGGTGCTGGGGGCATGCGTCTCCCCACACCATGTCAGTGATTTGCTGCAGCGGGACGCACCGACCTTGGGAACAGCACTGGGGGCTCTGTGGGGGCCCAAACTTTGAGGGACCAGTGTGGCAGGACACGGGGCAGCCAGAGCCCCGAGTGCCACAGGAGGATGGGGGCAcagaccctgccctgctgcctgcctgggctGGGTGACCAGGGGCTCCAGCCCCATGGGGGTGGCAGCGGGGCGGCAGGGCCACATGGGAAGGGTGGCAGCAGGGATGGCAGGGACACACGTGGCAGCAGCACAGTGCCAGGAGCTGGGTGGGAACATGCATGCAGTGGTGGCTGATGTGATGCAACCCGACAGCCAAGCTAATGAAGGGCCGTGGGCAGGGGGTGCCGGCCTGGCGGCCCCCAGCCCTGTCAATAAGCAGACCCAGGACAGGCACTGATgggccctggggctgggagacaccaaggtcaggcacaggcagcagggatgggaggCGGGAGACATGGCCCCGAGTCGGGGAGCTGACAGTGGTTCAGGGGTGCCCACATGGTGAGTGGGGCCAGGGAGCATCGCACCCAGCCCAGCTgggctcctctcctgctgctgcagagttGTGCCGCACAGCCAGGAGCACCGTGCTACAGGAGACAGGATTGTGTAGCCAACACCAGCATGGCATGGGCAGGACAGAGCCACGGAGCATGCAGGGCTAGTGGAGGCACACTGGCTGTGCTGCCATCTCCTGGTGTGGCCATGGCCGGGACCACATGTGCAGCATCTGGCACGTGTAGGTTTGTGGGCAACGTTGCCAGATCCCAGCTGCAGGGATTGTGCTGGACTGCATCTTCCCTCCACCTCTGCCCAGGGGCTGTCCCATGTCTTTGCATGCAGCAGACACAGATCCTGTCTTGCTCAACGTGTTTTATTCTTGGCCAGGAAGCTGGGCGATGCCCGGCCTATGCTGAGCCCACCAGGTCAGGCACTCACAGCCGTTTCATGTAGAAGGCTTTCCCAAGCtggtgcagctcctgctcttgctgctggcGCTCATCCTGGAGGAGCCAGTGCAGGGCGGCTCGGCGGACCTGCTGGGCACATGAGCTGGTGCTGAACGCCCCACCCCTGTGACTTGCCAGCACTGAGAGACATCGTCCCCCAGGATGTGGTACTGGAACAGGATGAGGAGGACACCTGACCCTGGCAGCACAGGGCTTGGTGCACCCGGCTGTGCCCAACCCATATGTGGCCTCACCATCGTCTGCTCCTGGACAGCGAGGCGCAGCTCCGACTCCATGCTCTGCTGCAGCGCCCTGCAGGCCGCGGCCCAGATCCTCTCCCAGCACTGCGGGTGTCCCCCAGCCACCTGCCCACAGctgtggggacatggggtggTCAGGACAGGGCACTGGGGGAACAGCAGCGCCTGccgccctgccccagcccacccacagggctgagccccagctCGCCCCATGCGAGGGCTCCCCCTCGCCTGCTGCCCCCCAGCACAGGGGGTTCAGACCCTGGAGCTCCCTTTGCTGGCTCTACCTCTCTAGCAGCCTTCCGCAGGCACTCCCCTTTGCCAGGACCTGCAACCAAAGCAACACGTTTGGAGGTCCACGGTTTAACCCGCACAAGGGGGATGTTGTCCCCAACTGCTCCCAGGAGCCCCAGAACAGCCAccttcccagcccctgccccatcccaccttCTCCTGCCAGAGCGAGGGGGTCGGGCTGCTTGCCACTGCCATGGCCAGTTCCGCAGGGACCCCACAACCACCCCCTGCACCAGCCATGTCGTTAACAGTATCCCCGTTACCACGGCAGCGGCGCAGGGACAGACACAGCCCTGGATCTGGCAGGGAAGGGCTCCCTGCCGTCAGAGGCCAACAGCATGCATCCTGCTTGGGGTtaactgtcattttattaaacagcaattaaaaagaGTGCAGAGGCCTAGGCGAGGCGCAGGGGTCCCCATCCCACATGGTACACGCTGTGGTGACTAGTGAGCAGTGGGCACTGCCATTGGCCTGGCAGGACACAGACGTCAAGTTGGGGGTGCGAGCTTTTGCCCCCGGGGGCTTGGCAGCCGCTGGCACACGAGGCGCTGGTGAGAGTGGGAGGAAACACCCCCTTGGCAGGACAGACAGGACGTTCAAAGCTGGTATTTGTCTGCCCGAGACGTCCCCAAATGCCCAGTTGCAGGAGAAAGAATAGAAACTGCAGCCTGAAGAGGCACCTCAGCCACAGTGGCTAAGAACTGGCCACCAAACTATTTACACTCCATCCAGGCACCCTGGTGCATGGCCTGGGCACACAGGCAGGCTGGCCACACCTGGCTGAGAGCAGCAGGCAGCGATGGTGCCACAGGGAGAAGAGCATTCACCCTTTGGAAAGAAAGACGAGCAGCTTCAGAGCCCAAGACCCACGCAGGCAGGATGGACAAACACTATCAGCCCCTGCTGGCCATCACAGGGAAAGAGGATAGGTGGATGAGAGCGCTGGCTGGGATCCATGTCTTTTATAAATAAGCTAAAGCTGATCAGTTTATTCACAGGGCCAGGGCTCTGTTGCTGGATTCAAAGCCTCAAGCCTGAAGCGTGTCCCAGGCCTGCCGCAGAGAAGACTGCACGGGCCGATCTCCTCTAGGTTCAGCAGACGGACGTGCTGCTTTGAAACAGGCTCCTGGCAAGGGCCAAGCTCCACCAGCCAAATGGGACGGAGCCTCCACTGAGCGACGATCTCCAACATCGTGCAAAAGGGAGACCCAAGAGTGCAGCTACTTCCTCCCAACGCTGCCTGCATGGCGAACTGCGGCCAAAACCTGCCCAGGACACCCGCCGCACCCAGCAAGGGGCTCTGCTCGTGGCAGGTCCCTGGAGCAGTGCTCCCTGCACAGCTCACAGGGTGCTCTCCAGCGTGTTGTAGTTGTCCTTGAAGCTCTTCAGCTCCAGGAAGTGTTTGGCACGTTTGCTCTTCTGGTTGGAAGGCAGGTAGGTGACCTGGATGGTGGCGGGGTTGGAGACTTCGGGGGAGAGGGTGAGGTCCTTCGCTGCTGACTGGTGCTGCCACTGGCTGCTGCCTCCCCGGGCCTTGGtcctgcagggagaggagaggcacCATCACagctgctgccctccccagAGGAGCCGCTTGACCATTGCGTCCATCTGGCTGACATAAGGCAGATCTGCCCTCAGGACGACGGCGCTCACTGTGGTTTTGAAAACCAAGGCTGGCGCTTCTGTGGGTGCCAGGCCTGGAGCCCGCATGAGGTCCCTGGCTCAAAGCGGCCAGTGCAAGCAGGAACGTGGACTGTCACCAAATAACAAACCCAAAAATGCTTTAACAGATGGGCTGCAAAGAGTAAGTAAACCTGGAAGGACGGACAGGCATAAACAGCCCATGTCTGAGGCTGGGTTTTGCCCCAAAACCCGTCTCTGTTCACACCTCCACTGTGGGCTGCTGGAGCCCAAGAAGCTACCACCGCACCCCAGCTACACACCCAGGCAGTAACACTTACAAGTTTGCCAGCTCGTTCAGAGCATCCTGGTACTTCAGATATTCCGGTTTCCCAAAGGCCTGGACACAAACCGAAAAGACCGTGGATAACCCAGACGAAGTTACAGCGCGACCTCAGTCCAGCCATCAGACTGGAGCGCAGCAACAGCCCCCTGCGCTGCTGCGGAGGCCAGGCAATGCAGTGCCAGCACTTACCCCAGTGCCATAGCGGGCACTCTCATACCCATCCAGCAAGGTGTCAATCAAGGCTTTGCGGATGCCTTTGAATGAGGTGCTGGAATTCCGCAGTTCCAGCAGGTAGGCACAGAAGTTCTTCCCTATTAAAGACTTCGGGTACCGGCCCTCTGCATGAAATGGgatttctggaaaataaaaaggcacaaaataACCGGCTGAAGCGCAGGTAAAAATACTCGTGTTCACACACAGACAATGTCAGAAGTTGGTAGCTAATTAAACTTCCCACATCTGCTGCCTCCATTTGCTGACTGCTCCCAACACGTGAGTAAAGCCGACCCTCAGGCTGCTAACCTTGGATGGGATACGTGACTACTATTCCCAAATGAGGACCTTGAGCCTTATCATGAGACTGCTGGCCAATGCGCCACACCCTTACTTCCTCCACACACAGTCTATCTCCACTCTACCCATCCCACTCCTGCCCTGAGTGCCCTTACCAGATGTTCTGATCGCATCCAGCGCCTTCATCCTGTACAGGTAATTATAGCATCCTGGCAAAGAGAAAACCCAAACTGAAAGCTCTGCAAAACTTGGTagcaggagggaggtggggaaagCAGATAGGAGCAGAGTACAGAGACACCATCTCACGTCGGCTCACCAAACACGACATTGCAATGGGACAGTCAACAAGAGAGGCCAGAGACACAACTTGGTCCCAGGGGAACGACCTGCTGTAGCAGGACAAGCACTGGACAGTGATTCCAGTGGCCTCCGACTGACATGCAGCAAGAGAGGGTACCTTGTGTCTCCAGCTGCAGAAGCCTGCTGTCGTCCTCAGCTAACAGCCAGGGCTCATACTTGATGTCTTGCACCCTCGACAGTCTAATGTCgatttcttcctttaaatcCTGCACagcgggaaaaaaaaaacctgtttacaGAGCACTCACTTTGTTTGTGGGATCGCAAACATGATAACAGTCAAGTCCTGGGGCCCCTCTGAAATAAACCTGCTCCCTCTCCAACCACCCATCACGACACTGAGGTGGCAGCTCCTGGAAACATCCGATTTTGAAGCAGACACTGCCTGCCCCTCCAGGCACAGATGGGTCCATGGGcacaggggagggagggcacaTCCCCACCGCAGGGTTGCGTGCACCCACCTTAGGCGCATGCTGTCCGACAGGCACGTGGGGGCCACGGCGGGACTTCATGGCGAAGCGCATGATCTGGCGTTTCACAAAGATGAACAGCAGCACGAAGACCTGGACCACAGCAAGTACGGGGGGTCAAGCATGTTGAGCTGCACCCCAGGGGGTCTCACAGCCAgcctgggctcagccccactgACACCCTATTCCCAGCTCTGCGGACTCTCCAGGCCAAGCAACCACAGGGCCGCACAGACCCTCTCTAAACCGGCAAGCACGGGGATCCCTGTTCAGCCCATCAGGAGCTCCATGAACACCCGGGGCGGCCCCACAAACAGCCCAGCCTCCACAGAGGCTCCTACTCAcatcctctccctgccccacagatGCCAGGACCCCACGGGGACTCTGGCCCAGCCCCGTGAAGGCCCCGAGTCCAGCTGGACGGCAGTTCCCCACCGACATGTCCCACTAAAGCTTTACGGACACCTCGGGCCCGGCCCCACAGGGGCCCCACGGACACCCCAGGATCGGCCTCACAGGGGCCC
This genomic window from Haliaeetus albicilla chromosome 10, bHalAlb1.1, whole genome shotgun sequence contains:
- the C10H1orf43 gene encoding protein C1orf43 homolog, with the translated sequence MAGSGSNWLSGVNVVLVMAYGSLVFVLLFIFVKRQIMRFAMKSRRGPHVPVGQHAPKDLKEEIDIRLSRVQDIKYEPWLLAEDDSRLLQLETQGCYNYLYRMKALDAIRTSEIPFHAEGRYPKSLIGKNFCAYLLELRNSSTSFKGIRKALIDTLLDGYESARYGTGAFGKPEYLKYQDALNELANLTKARGGSSQWQHQSAAKDLTLSPEVSNPATIQVTYLPSNQKSKRAKHFLELKSFKDNYNTLESTL